The Temnothorax longispinosus isolate EJ_2023e unplaced genomic scaffold, Tlon_JGU_v1 HiC_scaffold_703, whole genome shotgun sequence DNA segment TGTCACGTTCTGACTGTTATAGTTCGTCCGTTTTTTGGTCAAtgcatttaagcaatttaccAGGGATTTGGACAAGTCGTGTggaggatattattattatatttattactcgGGACCGAAAAGATATCTGAGTTTATACGTATGGTATCGAGGAtcagctttatttatttggttATAATTAGGATAATCAACGTCGAAATCGACAGGAATAGGTTTAAAGGAGGGTGCGTTTTCTAGTTGTTGCAATTGTTGGAGGAAGGGGAGAGGATCTTGATTAGAAATGACTGCTTGCTTGATCTGGAATCTGATTCGTTTAATACGAACGCGCCTACCTCCTTTCTTCGTCATTCAGCCGCGTTcacgaaaatgaattttaagctcgccacactcttcggcAGCGCTCAAAACCAATCCGCCACACCTTCtgctcgccacactcttcgtcagcgctcAGATCGTCAGCGTAAAGGTCAAATTCACTTTCGGGAATTTGTTGAAAttgttatctttttctgaGAACCAACTCCGTTATCGCCACGCTTTCGGCAGCGAAAGTACTggatcgccacactcttcgtcagcgcccCAGCACAGATCGCCACGCTTTGTCAGCGGAAACTGCGAGTCGGAATCCCAGAAGTGACAGTGATTATTACGACCCCCAAGAATCAACCCCGTAATCGCCACGCTTTTGGCAGCGAAAGTACTggatcgccacactcttcgtcagcgcccCAGCACAGATCGCCACGCTTTGTCAGCGACAACTGTGAGTCAAATCTTAGAAGTGATcgaattattgattaaaagtACGAAATGAGATTCCAGATTTTTACACTTGTTCCCTTTTAAACTTATCTTACctttattctataaatctCAATACAACTTGTGCGTGAAGCGCGGTCTTATAAAGTATGAGAGTGTAGGGACTAAGTCCCAGAATTGAGCGCGAATGCTCGAACTTAGCGTATAGCGGAACGTAGGAAATCGAATAAGGTTAGGAGAGAGTCTGAGAATTACGTCTAGTCAAGACCGAAGTTAAAACTTATCTGCTTTCCGCGGCGTTTTTTCGCCCTATTTATACCCGAAAAAGACCGGAATCTCCCGCGCGAGATTCCCGCCTTTTTCCTACGCGTCCTAAGGGGGGAGGTAttctagaagcttctagaacattctAGAAGCGTAGTTTTGGGCCCATCTGGCCCCCAGCCCTTCAACGGACTCCGATAAGATAATCTAAACATTTACACTAACCCGGCCGTTTCCTCGGAATTCCGAGCCTGGCGTGCGTCGTCTAAGCGTTCAAAACTTTTAACGTGCGTCGtcggaaatataaaatttccgtacGTAACACCTTCCCCCTTAAGTCATACGTGGTACGTTATGTTGCCAcgtatgaatataaaatagtataatgtACTTATGCTACGCTTTTGGATTAATTTCGCTCGCATTAATATTTCGCGCTTATTTCTATTGTCTTATTTTACGATAGACGGTAGTAGAAGTTTGAATTTGTGTATGacaatgcaataataatatataagaaaacgTGTATAAGGCAACTAATGTTGTTCGTTTATGTTGTGTAACGCGTCGCCGTTTATTAGGTATCGGTTCGAGgcttattttatgttatatatatttctttaaagaaagGGTAATTGTGCGCTTATAATTCAAAAGAAGAGTGGTGGATTCGTGTataggtataatatatttgaccGAACAATGATAcagaaaaagtaataataataataataagaaaaaattacatatgtgtggactaaaaaaaaattataggaaaagaaaaataaaaaaaaaatttattactaattaagtccactttatcatttttttttttttttttttttttaattttattttactcgcGCCGAATGGGAGCACCATGTCCCTGACCAGCCATCCTCATTTGCCGTCCCATTTCGATGATTGCAGCCATGATTCTGGCTCGCCCCCTTGGTTCGGCTGGGGGATCGACGAGGGGTCGCCCTCGACCTCCATCAGGAAATTCTTGAGGAGGTCCTGCGAGCTCCTCAAACAGGGCTTGATTTAGGCCCGCGATTGCTTGGTGCCGCGATATTAAGTATGCGTCCTGGAACACACCTTGGTCCGCTTGGTTGAGACGGCCCGGTCGTCGAAGAGCCCTTCGGATCCTGGCCCGTCCTCTAAAGATATTTCCTATCAACTCGCGTGCTAGCTCTCTATGTCCCGGCGCCCCCTCGTGTTCTGCTCGAGGCGGCACGTCTAATATTTGCGGCTGGTTTTCGCCACATATATTTTCTAGGTCCGGCAATTTTGACTGGTCGGGCATTTTGTTCTGAATTTATAACAAACACATGAtactaacaattttataattaaacttattctagtgtataatataattgtttaccTGAATTTATAACAAACAGCGATTGATATAACTATGTGGCTTGTGCGCTCTTCGAGAGTTAAGATCGTACTGGCCAACGCTCGAGTTTTCggattttacatttattcctAACTTATGTTATTACTTTAGTTTTCCTCGGAAGGAACAAAAcgtgagagaaaaagaaagaaaaaattttatagctgTGGATACGTATTGTGAGCTCCGTTGCGGACACTAGATTTCGTTGCATTTTCCACATTGCCTTGCATAGCAATATGATATGAAGGAGATCGTAAAAGTTGagtatgtgcgtgtgtgtgttcgTGTTCGTGTGCATGTGCGACATGTGTGTGCTCGGTGTCCGCTGCAGTTTTTTCTTGTTCGACCGGGAGCGGGGGTGCTCCTGCCTCTCTTCCCTGTTTTTTGTCATCCTTCGATGTCCCTCGCGCCAGATGTAGTAGTAAATTGGTCACCGAGTCCCACAGTGCTCCGACTAGATGTATTGACCATCCGTATATAGTGTGTAGTGCGTAACCGTGTATGATTGTGTCAATTATCAGCTTTGCCGTCCTTGCGAAGAAGTACATTCCGATTAATCCTGCGGTTGCATTGCCAAAAATTAAGAACGCTCCCCAGATTTTCCTCCAGGCGTTCTCTGTGATTTTCTGCAAGGAGTCCTCATCCAAGAGGTAAGAGAGTGATATTCCTTGTGTTATAATCGGTTCCCCTTTTACGCCTCGTGCTACGGTATTCAGTATTCCGACCTTTTCGGCGGGAAACATTATGTGATCCCTCAGTTTTTCGAGGTCCTGATTAGTGTAAATGCCGCTCGCAGCCAGGGATCCTGGATCGCTGTAATGCCAGGTAGGCTTGGTCATCGGTTCCATTATCATGGGCGCTTTGCTGTATTCTACGTTCGGTGTAATGCGGTACCATCCGTCGTTTAGCTGGTACATTGTAGGAAGTATTCTGCTGCACGAGATTTGCATTCCTGTTCTAAAGAGTATGTGCGTTCGGGGTGTCAAGAAATATGTTTCGTTTCCCTTCGATACAGGCAATTGTTGGTAACATTCTCTGGTTTGGCGTATTTTTACTTCCACTGGGGTGCATTTTGTTATGTGCACTACTTCTCCAGAAATCACGGCCATGTATCCTGGGCCTTTCATGATTTGGTACGCGAAATCGTCGGGAGCATGCATCGCAAGGCTAAGCGCGTTTTTCATCACTTGCCGTTCCAAATTGCAGCGTTGTTTTAATACGTCTGTGTATAAGCGATTCATTTGTGTGCGAATGTGTCGTTCTacataaacaaattttgaatttacgTAGGCAAAAATATCTATGTTTTCAATAGCTAATGGTCTTTTACGTGCAAAAGAATCTCctttatttgtttctaaaaTTACAAGTTTTGGGTGTTCTGTTTTAATTAGGGTGTATCCGCAAAGAACCTCTTCGCCGATTCGCGTAAGTGCGAATGTGACATCTTGTGTCGACAAGGAATATAGTATTTGTAGTTTATCATTCGTTTCGCTAACCATTTTCTTTGCTTTTCCTTCATACAATACGTCGTAATGACTGAATTTGCAATAATCATTAGGTATAGTTTCCCAATAAGTATATCTTCCTTCAATATCTATACAATTACCGTCTACATATTGACAAACAGTTCCCGTTCTTAAATGGATTTGATtcgtttcaatattaattactgcTTGATGAGTACTTAAGCTAACTGTTACTATTCCTTGTACAACCACATCTTGCCACGTACCATAAGGATCTGAATATTCTACTCCTGAACATTTTCCATCTGTCGATGTAGACCCCGCAAAAGTGATGGGTCGCGATGTCGTctgatttacttttaatccGTGGATTACCTTATTTACGCTTAGGCTTAGTATGCCCGTTCTgtgcatatttttacattgatCTAACGTTGTGTCGACTATATATTCTGCATGCGCATTACTTACAGTTGCTACATAAGAATGCATTCCGCAATAGTAAATCGTTCGTGAAATAGAAACTTTACATTGAATTACATTGGTTGAATCGTATTTTGACAATTGCAATAACTGAATACTTATTCCTTCTACATGCGGTTCCATTAGTGGTATATTGCATTCTCCTATATCTAATAGTGATACGGTCGTTATATTAGAGTTCGTTGTTCCACAATCATATCCGAGTATTCCGAAGGTTTCTCGTACGGAGAGAATTCCGATGACAGTTAGGCAGATTATTGCCCGCATctgttttaaatacaatataaaagatattattagtAAATCTGAGATTGAAAATGTTTCGCGGTACATGTTCAATCTCTTAATGTTTCGTTTTACGAATTTTGTTAGCATGAACAATTCTTGGTTTTCCTTTGACAAAAACTTTGACATTACCGTTAGGTAAAATGTCTGTTATAATGTGTGGCCCTGAATATTGATCGCCTAATTTTCCTTTCTTTGGCTCacttaaaagaaaaacttgatCATTTACTTGAAATGCTTGaggatttatttttctatcataataatatttagactTTATTTTTGATGCGATTAGACATTCCCGAGCTAATTCTTG contains these protein-coding regions:
- the LOC139824948 gene encoding uncharacterized protein, with translation MHRTGILSLSVNKVIHGLKVNQTTSRPITFAGSTSTDGKCSGVEYSDPYGTWQDVVVQGIVTVSLSTHQAVINIETNQIHLRTGTVCQYVDGNCIDIEGRYTYWETIPNDYCKFSHYDVLYEGKAKKMVSETNDKLQILYSLSTQDVTFALTRIGEEVLCGYTLIKTEHPKLVILETNKGDSFARKRPLAIENIDIFAYVNSKFVYVERHIRTQMNRLYTDVLKQRCNLERQVMKNALSLAMHAPDDFAYQIMKGPGYMAVISGEVVHITKCTPVEVKIRQTRECYQQLPVSKGNETYFLTPRTHILFRTGMQISCSRILPTMYQLNDGWYRITPNVEYSKAPMIMEPMTKPTWHYSDPGSLAASGIYTNQDLEKLRDHIMFPAEKVGILNTVARGVKGEPIITQGISLSYLLDEDSLQKITENAWRKIWGAFLIFGNATAGLIGMYFFARTAKLIIDTIIHGYALHTIYGWSIHLVGALWDSVTNLLLHLARGTSKDDKKQGREAGAPPLPVEQEKTAADTEHTHVAHAHEHEHTHAHTQLLRSPSYHIAMQGNVENATKSSVRNGAHNTYPQL